A stretch of Pseudomonas sp. LRP2-20 DNA encodes these proteins:
- a CDS encoding helix-turn-helix domain-containing protein yields the protein MSQQPQIPPAAEDGGAAPQFLGGRIRGLRKRRGMTLAELAAHSELTAGYISQLERNLSYPSIPALFNIARSLGVTIQWFFASEATTAPEDQGYVVRRNSRLSVHYEDGIVDQLLTPQPNRQLEMLHSRFPPGTYSQQSYSHEGDEAGYVLSGSFELWVGERHFLLGEGDSFSFSSQEPHRYGNPGEVDAVVIWVITPPTF from the coding sequence ATGAGCCAGCAGCCCCAGATCCCGCCTGCCGCCGAAGATGGCGGCGCCGCGCCGCAGTTCCTCGGCGGCCGCATTCGCGGCCTGCGCAAGCGCCGCGGCATGACCCTGGCGGAGCTGGCGGCGCACAGCGAGCTGACCGCCGGCTACATCAGCCAGCTGGAGCGCAACCTGTCGTACCCGTCGATCCCGGCACTGTTCAACATCGCCCGCAGCCTCGGCGTGACCATCCAGTGGTTCTTCGCCAGCGAAGCCACCACCGCACCCGAAGACCAGGGTTACGTGGTGCGGCGCAACAGCCGGCTGAGCGTGCATTACGAGGATGGCATCGTCGACCAGCTGCTCACCCCGCAACCCAACCGTCAGCTGGAGATGCTGCACTCGCGCTTTCCACCGGGCACCTACAGCCAGCAGAGCTACAGCCATGAGGGTGACGAAGCGGGCTATGTACTGTCGGGCAGTTTCGAGCTGTGGGTGGGGGAGCGCCACTTCCTGCTGGGCGAAGGCGACAGCTTCAGTTTCTCCAGCCAGGAGCCGCACCGCTATGGCAACCCTGGCGAGGTGGATGCCGTGGTGATCTGGGTGATCACCCCGCCAACATTTTGA
- the yghU gene encoding glutathione-dependent disulfide-bond oxidoreductase, with product MSKPPYVPPKVWRNDAASGGQFASINRPIAGPTHDKELPVGKHPLQLYSLATPNGVKVTILLEELLALGHRGAEYDAWLIRIGDGDQFSSGFVEVNPNSKIPALLDRSVEPPVRVFESGSILLHLAEKFGAFLPKTPAARTESLNWLFWQMGSAPYLGGGFGHFYVYAPEKFEYAINRFTMEAKRQLDVLERRLAVSRYLGGDEYSIADIAVWPWYGQLVRGNLYGAAEFLAVDEYPHVQRWAEEIAQRPAVQRGTRVNRTWSDEASQVPERHSAADLD from the coding sequence ATGAGCAAGCCCCCTTATGTCCCGCCCAAGGTCTGGCGCAACGATGCCGCGTCCGGCGGCCAGTTCGCCAGCATCAACCGGCCGATCGCCGGGCCTACCCATGACAAGGAACTGCCGGTCGGCAAGCACCCGCTGCAGCTGTACTCCCTGGCCACCCCCAACGGTGTCAAGGTCACCATACTCCTCGAAGAACTGCTCGCCCTGGGCCACCGCGGCGCCGAGTACGATGCCTGGCTGATCCGCATCGGTGACGGCGACCAGTTCTCCAGCGGCTTCGTCGAGGTCAACCCCAACTCGAAGATCCCCGCCCTGCTCGACCGCAGCGTCGAGCCACCGGTGCGGGTGTTCGAATCCGGCTCGATCCTGCTGCACCTGGCGGAAAAGTTCGGCGCCTTCCTGCCCAAGACCCCGGCCGCACGCACCGAAAGCCTGAACTGGCTGTTCTGGCAGATGGGCTCTGCGCCCTACCTGGGCGGCGGTTTCGGCCACTTCTATGTGTATGCGCCAGAAAAGTTCGAGTACGCCATCAACCGCTTCACCATGGAAGCCAAGCGCCAGCTCGACGTGCTGGAACGCCGCCTGGCGGTCAGCCGCTACCTCGGCGGTGACGAATACAGCATCGCCGACATCGCCGTGTGGCCATGGTACGGCCAACTGGTGCGCGGCAACCTGTATGGCGCAGCCGAGTTCCTGGCAGTGGATGAGTACCCGCACGTGCAGCGCTGGGCCGAGGAAATTGCCCAACGCCCGGCGGTACAGCGCGGCACCCGGGTCAACCGCACGTGGAGCGATGAGGCCAGCCAGGTGCCCGAGCGGCATTCAGCGGCCGACCTGGACTGA
- a CDS encoding FAD-dependent oxidoreductase encodes MTTAFAHLFEPLQIRGKRLKNRIMSTGHDTCLPTDNLVNDKLIAYQRARAAGGAGLIVLQVAGVHDSARYTSHVLMATDDACIDGYRRLAEACHAHGTVVLSQLFHPGREIMESADGLLAVAYSASSVPNERFRVMPRALDQAMIDEIVQGYASAARRLHQAGLDGVEVVASHGYLPAQFINPRVNQRNDGYNGELEQRLRFLREVLAAVRAATDEQFIVGLRISADERDSEGLSEDESLAAAQALQDQVDYLHIVAGTSASLGGAVHIVPPMAIAPAYLAREAGTFKQHLNIPLFVTGRINQPQEAELILARGQADVCGMTRALICDPQMPAKTEGGRVEDVRACIACNQACIGHFHRGLPISCIQHPETGRELQYETPVPITVRKRILVAGGGPAGMKAAAVAAARGHDVTLYEASTQLGGQIQLAQLLPRRSEFGGASTNLQREMELAGVRVVRNTRVDRALVERERPDLVIAATGATPYWPAFERSGELQVVDAWQVLRNEVSLGRSVLVIDWRSDWIGPGIAERLVRDGHQVQLAVNGTHCGESLPLYVRDQLAGELHRLGIPITPYARLYGSDDNTVYLQHTASGEPMIFEGIDSLVLCLGHQPQDTLAAELDGLVEVRRIGDCLAPRTVEEAIHDGLTVAWAL; translated from the coding sequence ATGACGACTGCCTTCGCCCACCTGTTCGAACCCCTGCAGATCCGCGGCAAACGCCTGAAGAACCGCATCATGTCGACCGGCCATGACACCTGCCTGCCCACCGACAATCTGGTCAACGACAAGCTCATCGCCTACCAGCGCGCCCGTGCCGCCGGCGGTGCCGGCCTGATCGTGCTGCAGGTGGCCGGGGTGCATGACAGTGCCCGCTACACCTCGCACGTGCTGATGGCCACCGACGACGCCTGCATCGACGGCTACCGGCGCCTGGCCGAGGCCTGCCACGCCCATGGCACCGTGGTGCTGTCGCAGCTGTTTCACCCGGGGCGGGAGATCATGGAATCGGCGGACGGCCTGCTGGCGGTGGCCTACTCGGCCTCGTCGGTGCCCAACGAGCGCTTCCGGGTGATGCCGCGCGCGCTGGACCAGGCGATGATCGACGAAATCGTCCAGGGCTATGCCAGTGCCGCCCGGCGCCTGCACCAGGCCGGCCTGGACGGTGTCGAGGTGGTGGCCAGCCATGGCTACCTGCCAGCGCAGTTCATCAACCCGCGGGTCAACCAGCGCAATGACGGCTACAACGGCGAGCTGGAACAGCGCCTGCGTTTTCTGCGCGAAGTGCTGGCCGCGGTCAGGGCGGCCACTGACGAGCAGTTCATCGTCGGTCTGCGCATCAGCGCCGACGAGCGCGACAGCGAGGGCCTGAGCGAAGACGAATCACTCGCCGCCGCGCAGGCCCTGCAAGATCAGGTCGACTACCTGCACATCGTCGCCGGCACTTCGGCGTCGCTCGGTGGCGCCGTGCATATCGTGCCGCCCATGGCCATCGCCCCGGCTTACCTGGCGCGTGAGGCCGGGACGTTCAAACAGCACTTGAACATCCCGCTGTTCGTCACCGGGCGCATCAACCAGCCGCAGGAAGCCGAGCTGATCCTGGCGCGTGGCCAGGCCGATGTGTGTGGCATGACCCGCGCGCTGATCTGCGACCCGCAAATGCCGGCCAAGACCGAGGGCGGCCGTGTCGAAGACGTGCGCGCCTGCATCGCCTGCAACCAGGCCTGCATCGGCCACTTCCACCGGGGGCTACCGATTTCCTGTATCCAGCACCCGGAAACCGGCCGCGAATTGCAGTACGAAACCCCGGTTCCCATTACTGTGCGCAAGCGCATCCTGGTTGCCGGTGGCGGCCCGGCCGGGATGAAGGCTGCGGCCGTTGCCGCCGCCCGTGGTCATGACGTCACGCTGTACGAGGCAAGTACACAACTGGGCGGCCAGATACAGCTCGCGCAGTTGCTGCCCAGGCGCAGCGAATTCGGTGGTGCCAGCACCAACCTGCAGCGGGAGATGGAACTGGCAGGCGTACGCGTAGTACGTAATACGCGAGTCGACCGTGCCCTGGTCGAGCGCGAACGCCCCGACCTGGTGATTGCCGCTACCGGCGCCACGCCCTACTGGCCAGCGTTCGAACGCAGCGGCGAGCTGCAGGTAGTGGATGCCTGGCAGGTGTTGCGCAACGAAGTCAGCCTGGGCCGCTCGGTGCTGGTGATCGACTGGCGCAGCGACTGGATCGGCCCCGGCATCGCCGAGCGCCTGGTCCGCGATGGCCACCAGGTGCAACTGGCCGTCAACGGCACCCACTGCGGCGAAAGCCTGCCGCTGTACGTGCGCGACCAGCTGGCCGGCGAGCTGCACCGCCTGGGTATCCCGATCACGCCTTATGCCCGCCTGTACGGCAGCGACGACAACACCGTGTACCTGCAGCACACCGCCAGCGGTGAGCCGATGATCTTCGAAGGCATCGATAGCCTGGTGCTGTGCCTCGGCCATCAACCCCAAGACACCCTGGCAGCTGAACTGGACGGCCTGGTGGAGGTAAGGCGCATCGGCGACTGCCTGGCGCCACGCACTGTCGAAGAGGCCATCCATGATGGCCTGACAGTTGCCTGGGCACTCTGA